The nucleotide window GGATTCAACGGGCAGGAGTTCACTTTCCATGGCTATCTTCCTATTGATAAAGGAGAGAAAAAGAAACAGATCCTGCATCTGGAAAATCTTGTCCAGAAAACAGGATACTCACAGATTTTCATGGAAACGCCTTACCGTAACAATCAGCTCTTTGAAGATTTGTGTAAATTTTTGTCACCGAATACAAAACTGTGCATTGCTGCCAATATTAATGATCCGGAACATGAATTCATTAAAACAAAATCAATAAAAGACTGGCAGAAGCAAAAGCCGGAACTTCATAAAATCCCTGCAGTATTTGTGCTGGGGAAATAATATTTAAGGTAAAATAGCAATTATTTCTTACCCTTTTTGCTCAAAAAGATTTAACAATTCTTAACCTGTTTATTGCATTATTCTTGATTTTTAATCAAACACTGAAAACAGAATAAATTATTGACAATGCAGTAAAAATCCGGGCATCTTAGATGCCCGGATTTTTAATAAATTAATTTTGACTCTTTTTCTTTGACTTCCATTTTCTCCAAAAGAAAACTACAATAGGAATGGTCAGAAAGAAAGGCCATAGTGAAACCATTCCCAGCAGGAAGCTTACAAAACTGTTCCAGCCTTCGGTCAGTGAATCAATAAACCGGCTTCCAAAGCCAATTTTAGAGGTGGCTGAACTTCTCACTTTTTCTTTATACAGGTTTAAATTCAGGGTACTGTAATTCACCCTGTCATCAATAAAACGAAGCCTGCCTTCAGCGATGTCAATTTCATCTTCCAGTTCCCGGATTTTTTCCTGTATTTCCAGCATATCTTTTGTTGTGGAAGCCTTTTTAAGCATATCCCGATATTTTTCAAGATATATCTTTTTGTTGGCCAGCTTTATGGCTACATCGGTATATTCCTCGGTCACATCATCAGATGAAACATTTTTAGACAAAACAGATCCAACGCCATCTGAAAATGAATTGATAAGGGCATCAAAATTTTTATGAGGTACACGGATAGTCAGCGTAAGATTATCATCCATATCCGTATTATGGAATTCTTCTTTCTGGATATAGGCATTATTTTTCCTGATGATTTCATTGACCTGATTTTGCGCTTTTTTAATATCACCCACCTGAATCTTCATATCTCCGTTTTTGATGATTTTTTTGGAAATAGTATCGGTTTTCTTGTGGGTATAGCTTTCTGTGCCGGATTCATTTTTATCGGATACCGTTTTCTCAGAAATAACAGGAGCCGGAGAAGATAATGCTGTAATTTTCTCTTCAGAGACAACTTCCATCAAATCAGCTTTCGCTTCATATTTATCATTGCCGGATTTACTGCAGTTGATAAGCAGAATGCCGGATAAAAGAAGAATAATGTTTTTCATAGACTTAGTTTCTGATGATATCATCAAAAATTGTGCTTAAAAATTGTTTCATATTGCATATTGGTCGGAATTCAGAATAAAAGCTTTCAAAACCGATTGGAAAAATTGCTGAAACTGTAAATTATTTCTATTTTTAATTCATGAAAAAAAGTCTTTTAGCATTTGTGTTTTCTCCATTTCTGATGTATGCCCAGGAGGCTCCGAAACTCACAGACGAAATGGCAATGAAGCTTTCCGATAAACCTCTTCACTGCATCAATCAGGAATATCCTAATAAAACGGCACATATTATCAATAATGCAGGTGAAGTTCCTTTGACACCTAAAGATCTCCATCCCAGCTTTTATGGATGTTTCGACTGGCATAGCTCCGTTCACGGACATTGGATGCTGACAAGACTTTTGAAAACAAAACCCAATCTTTCCAATGCTCAGGAGATTGAAAAAATTCTGAATGAATCATTTCAGAAAGATAAACTACAGATAGAGGCGGACTATTTTACAAAATATCAGCTGACAGGGACTTTTGAGAGAACTTACGGCTGGGCATGGATATTAAAACTGGATGAAGAACTCACCAACTGGGATCATCCGAAAGCTAAAATATGGCATCAGAATCTGAAACCATTAACAGATCAGATCCTTAAATCCTGGAAAACGTATCTTCCAAAACAAACCTATCCCAACAGAACCGGAGTGCATCCGAATACTGCATTTGCTATGGCTTTTGCTATAGATTGGGCAAGAGCCAATAAAGATAAAGAATTCGAAAATCAGCTGATGGAAAAAGCGAAATACTTTTTCTTAAAAGATCAGAAAACACCCGCTTATCTCGAGCCGGACGGCTCAGATTTCTTTTCTCCAAGCCTTGAGATTGCAGACCTGATGCGGAGAGTGCTTCCTCAAAAAGAATTTGTACAGTGGCTGAATGCTTTCTACGAAAAAAGAAGTCTGGAGAATATTGAAAAAATTCCTGTTGTAAGTGACCTGAGTGATTACCAAACGGTTCACCTGGTGGGATTGTCCTTTTCCAAAGCATGGTGTATGAAAGGAGTTTCAAATGCCCTTCCTGCCAGTCATCCGCTGAAAAAAAGTTTCAGGGAGAAGGCCGATGTATTTCTGGCTAACGGTTTGCCGCTGCTTTTCCAGGGAAATTACGGGGGAGACCATTGGCTGGCCAGTTTTGCGGTTTATGCTTTGGAAGATTAATATCTGATTCCTGTTTTTTTGAAAATAAATCCTAAAAGCCAGATCGGTCCTATCAGCAAAAACTGAAGGTCTTTGAGAAAAGAAGGTTTTTGCCCTTCAATTTTGTGACCTATCCATTGGAAAATCCAGGTAATGATGAATACGGACAGATAAACTATCCAGGATTGCTTTTCAAAACTTATGTTGGTAAGATAAATGAAATGCTCCATAAAAAGCATTACAGCAAGCATTACTACCGTGATCTTAAAAGAAAGCCTGATATAAAATAAAGTGATCAGAAGAATCACGATAAGGCTTACAATGCTGATACATCCGAAATAAGGAGCACAGAAATGGGGTGCGGGAATCAAGGAGGTAAATCCCAGAATCGTCCAGAAAATCAGAGGTACACAAATCCAGTGAATGAACTTGTTTGTAGGGTTTCTATGGCTTTTACTGTATTCGGCAAATAATAGATCAACCTTTCTCATACTGACAGAAAATTGGATTGATGCTAAAATAATAAAATTTTGTAATCACTGGTAAGATTGCTTACATTTGTCCTATGTCTGCCTTAGAAAAGTTCGGAGTTGATATTTTTACGGAACGTAATATTTTCGAGCGAATAGCCGTTGGTAAGCCTTTTCGTCCTGATAATCCTGCTTTTATCTTTATTAAATCCGGAACCATAAAACTCCGTCAGCATTTCAGTGATCTGGAAGTTTCTGCCAATATGTTTATGGTAACCGATCCCCAAACCATTTATGAAGTGGTAGGAGTGACGGGTGATTTTCAGTCAAGGATGGTTTCTTATAAAAGAGAATTTATTTCAGCATTATCATTAAAGTTTAACCGCCTGATTACCTATCGGTATTTCAGACAGCAGATGAATAAAGGAGTTCCTTTTCCTGAAGACGAAATGGAAGTAGTATGGAAAAGTGTTAACTTTCTGAAGTATATACTGGATTCTGATACCGATATGCTCTATAAGAAAGAGATGGTAGAACATCTTTTCTCTGTTTTCTGCTATCAGATGGCAGGAATCATCTCCAAAGAAGACAACAGTTCTATGAATCAGATGTCCAGACAGGAAGAAATTGTATTTGTATTTCTTACCGATCTTGCTGAGCATCATCTTACAGAAAGAACCGTTGAGTTTTATGCCGAAAGGCAGTCAATTACAACCAGACATCTTTCTTCTGTGGTAAAGACCATTACAGGTAAATCTGCAAGTCAGATCATTGCTTTAATTGTCATTAATGAGGCTAAAGTTCTCTTAAACTCTTCCAATAAACCGGTTTCGGAGATTTCATCTATCCTTGGATTCAGTGATCAATACTCATTTTCTCACTTTTTTAAGAAGCATCTGGAAGTAAGTCCTACACAGTACAGACATCAGTTCGAAAATTAAAATCTTACATTTGAACATCTTTTTCCAAAAATCAAACATTTGATTGATTTTGTTGTTGACCTAACTTTGCATCTGTAAAACAAGGTAAAATGACAAAGAAAATAAAAACAGCACTATCGCTCTTGATAGCAGCTTTTCCTGCGCTGTTTTTTTCACAACAGATTAAACAGATGACCGCAGGTGAGGTAGCGGAACTTGCTGTTCAGAATCATCAGCAGCTCAAGGTTTCCGCACAGAACATTGATATTGCCAAACAGAACACCAATGTTGCAAAACTTCAGAAACTGCCCTCAATTACAGCTTCTACAAGTCAGTTCTACTTAGGGGATGCAGTAGCCATTGATAAGGACTT belongs to Chryseobacterium gleum and includes:
- a CDS encoding helix-turn-helix domain-containing protein; translation: MSALEKFGVDIFTERNIFERIAVGKPFRPDNPAFIFIKSGTIKLRQHFSDLEVSANMFMVTDPQTIYEVVGVTGDFQSRMVSYKREFISALSLKFNRLITYRYFRQQMNKGVPFPEDEMEVVWKSVNFLKYILDSDTDMLYKKEMVEHLFSVFCYQMAGIISKEDNSSMNQMSRQEEIVFVFLTDLAEHHLTERTVEFYAERQSITTRHLSSVVKTITGKSASQIIALIVINEAKVLLNSSNKPVSEISSILGFSDQYSFSHFFKKHLEVSPTQYRHQFEN
- a CDS encoding DUF2891 domain-containing protein, encoding MKKSLLAFVFSPFLMYAQEAPKLTDEMAMKLSDKPLHCINQEYPNKTAHIINNAGEVPLTPKDLHPSFYGCFDWHSSVHGHWMLTRLLKTKPNLSNAQEIEKILNESFQKDKLQIEADYFTKYQLTGTFERTYGWAWILKLDEELTNWDHPKAKIWHQNLKPLTDQILKSWKTYLPKQTYPNRTGVHPNTAFAMAFAIDWARANKDKEFENQLMEKAKYFFLKDQKTPAYLEPDGSDFFSPSLEIADLMRRVLPQKEFVQWLNAFYEKRSLENIEKIPVVSDLSDYQTVHLVGLSFSKAWCMKGVSNALPASHPLKKSFREKADVFLANGLPLLFQGNYGGDHWLASFAVYALED
- a CDS encoding DUF962 domain-containing protein, which encodes MRKVDLLFAEYSKSHRNPTNKFIHWICVPLIFWTILGFTSLIPAPHFCAPYFGCISIVSLIVILLITLFYIRLSFKITVVMLAVMLFMEHFIYLTNISFEKQSWIVYLSVFIITWIFQWIGHKIEGQKPSFLKDLQFLLIGPIWLLGFIFKKTGIRY
- a CDS encoding DUF4349 domain-containing protein; translated protein: MKNIILLLSGILLINCSKSGNDKYEAKADLMEVVSEEKITALSSPAPVISEKTVSDKNESGTESYTHKKTDTISKKIIKNGDMKIQVGDIKKAQNQVNEIIRKNNAYIQKEEFHNTDMDDNLTLTIRVPHKNFDALINSFSDGVGSVLSKNVSSDDVTEEYTDVAIKLANKKIYLEKYRDMLKKASTTKDMLEIQEKIRELEDEIDIAEGRLRFIDDRVNYSTLNLNLYKEKVRSSATSKIGFGSRFIDSLTEGWNSFVSFLLGMVSLWPFFLTIPIVVFFWRKWKSKKKSQN